Proteins from one Phyllobacterium zundukense genomic window:
- a CDS encoding S-(hydroxymethyl)glutathione dehydrogenase/class III alcohol dehydrogenase, which yields MKSRAAVAWEAKKPLTIETIEIGGPKPGEVLVEVMATGVCHTDAYTLSGLDSEGKFPAILGHEGAGIVREIGAGVTSLKVGDHVIPLYTPECRQCKTCLSQRSNLCTSIRATQGQGVMPDGTSRFSCDGGEVFHYMGCSTFSNFTVLPEIALAKVREDAPFDKICYIGCGVTTGIGAVIYTGKVWPGANVVVFGLGGIGLNVIQGARMVGADKIIGVDLNPGKVAMAKKFGMTDFVNPNEVGNDKVVQAIQDLTDGGADFSFDATGNTNVMRQALECCHRGWGTSIVIGVAEAGKEISTRPFQLVTGRNWRGTAFGGARGRTDVPKIVDWYMEGKIDIDSLITHTMPLGEINTAFDLMHEGKSIRSVVTF from the coding sequence ATGAAATCGCGCGCCGCCGTTGCCTGGGAAGCCAAGAAACCACTGACCATCGAAACCATCGAGATCGGCGGCCCCAAGCCCGGCGAGGTGCTGGTCGAGGTCATGGCGACCGGTGTCTGCCATACCGACGCCTACACGCTTTCCGGCCTTGATTCCGAAGGCAAGTTCCCCGCTATTCTCGGCCATGAAGGCGCGGGCATCGTGCGCGAGATCGGCGCCGGCGTCACCTCGCTGAAGGTTGGCGATCACGTCATTCCGCTTTACACACCGGAATGTCGCCAGTGCAAGACGTGCCTGTCGCAGCGCTCCAACCTCTGCACTTCGATCCGCGCCACGCAGGGCCAGGGCGTCATGCCGGACGGTACCAGCCGCTTCTCCTGCGACGGCGGCGAGGTGTTCCATTATATGGGCTGCTCCACTTTTTCGAACTTCACGGTGCTGCCGGAGATCGCGCTGGCGAAAGTGCGGGAGGACGCACCCTTCGACAAGATCTGCTATATCGGCTGCGGCGTGACTACAGGCATCGGCGCTGTCATCTATACGGGCAAGGTCTGGCCGGGTGCCAATGTCGTGGTCTTCGGCCTTGGCGGGATTGGCCTCAACGTTATTCAGGGTGCCCGCATGGTCGGCGCCGACAAGATCATCGGTGTCGATCTCAATCCGGGCAAGGTGGCGATGGCGAAGAAGTTCGGCATGACAGATTTCGTCAATCCGAATGAGGTCGGCAACGACAAGGTGGTGCAGGCGATCCAGGATCTGACGGACGGCGGCGCGGATTTCTCCTTCGACGCGACCGGTAATACAAACGTCATGCGCCAGGCGCTGGAATGCTGCCATCGCGGCTGGGGTACCAGTATCGTCATCGGCGTCGCGGAGGCCGGCAAGGAAATCTCGACGCGGCCATTCCAGCTCGTCACCGGCCGCAACTGGCGCGGCACGGCCTTCGGCGGTGCGCGCGGCCGCACGGACGTGCCGAAAATCGTCGACTGGTACATGGAAGGCAAGATCGACATCGACTCGCTCATCACCCACACCATGCCGCTTGGCGAGATCAACACCGCCTTCGACCTCATGCATGAGGGCAAGTCGATCCGCAGCGTTGTGACATTTTAA
- a CDS encoding RES family NAD+ phosphorylase has protein sequence MSSPIWTPDALRSESRSLHGACWRLVEAQHRVSTMKLVDTLDEQALLEDELEATKPPLPPACVHLDYLLATPFRYGRYPGSSRFRREGYSPGVFYASEKIETAVAETAFYRLLFFAESPATPWPRNALEFTAFEARYATTSAIDLTAVPFIEQALRWTHLTDYSACLDLADKAHEAGIDLIRYQSVRDPLGGINLALLSCGCFALPNPVRMTTWRLHFSSHGVNAICDYPERRLGLSREIFAKDPRLAEKGRS, from the coding sequence ATGTCCTCGCCTATCTGGACGCCCGACGCGCTCCGATCTGAATCGCGATCACTGCATGGCGCATGCTGGCGTCTGGTTGAAGCGCAGCACCGCGTTTCCACCATGAAGCTGGTCGATACGCTCGATGAGCAGGCTCTGCTTGAAGACGAGCTGGAAGCCACCAAGCCGCCGCTTCCGCCGGCCTGCGTGCATCTCGATTACCTGCTGGCAACGCCATTTCGCTATGGCCGCTATCCCGGCAGTTCGCGCTTTCGACGTGAAGGTTATTCGCCCGGCGTCTTCTACGCCAGCGAGAAAATCGAGACAGCCGTCGCGGAAACCGCCTTCTACCGGCTGCTGTTCTTTGCCGAAAGTCCGGCTACACCCTGGCCGCGCAACGCGCTGGAGTTCACCGCATTCGAAGCGCGCTATGCCACCACCAGCGCAATCGATCTGACTGCCGTGCCCTTCATCGAGCAGGCGCTGCGTTGGACGCATCTGACTGATTATTCCGCCTGCCTCGATCTTGCCGACAAGGCGCATGAGGCGGGTATAGACCTCATCCGCTACCAATCCGTGCGCGATCCACTCGGAGGGATCAACCTTGCGCTGCTTTCATGCGGCTGCTTTGCCCTGCCGAACCCCGTTCGCATGACGACCTGGCGGCTGCATTTCTCCAGCCACGGCGTCAACGCCATCTGCGACTATCCCGAACGCAGGCTTGGGTTGAGCCGGGAGATTTTTGCCAAGGACCCGCGACTGGCAGAAAAGGGCAGATCATAA
- the hrpB gene encoding ATP-dependent helicase HrpB, whose amino-acid sequence MTNLPNLPVTKILPSLDDALASGNAAVLVAPPGAGKTTLVPLHLLDASWRKDRTIILLEPRRLAARAAASRMASLLGEEVGSTVGYRMRLENKVSAKTRVLVVTEGVFARMILDDPDLKDVAAVLFDEFHERSLDADFGLALALDVQVALRPDVKLLVMSATLDGARVARLLNDAPVLESKGRSFPIDIRYRERKPDERIEDAMAKAIRDTLAGETGSILAFLPGQREIERTAEALQGRVAADVMIVPLYGALEGRDQDAAIKPAPNGQRKVVLATSIAETSITIDGVRVVIDSGLARLPKFEPATGLTRLETVRASRAAVDQRAGRAGRTEPGIALRLWRAEQTAALEAFAPPEILEADLAGLVLDCAAWGVADPTSLAFLDAPPAPAIKEARALLENLGALESNRVTPMGDAMRKLALPARLAHMVLTARERGQAYRAAELAVLLTERGLGGNDIDLDVRLSRFQRERGDRATRARGLAKQLAGNGGAAADPDSVGRLLIGAYPDRIAKARGNGQFTLANGRGGEVDPATSLAKSPWLVVADLAGRAGRARILAAAEVTEAEIRDALATRIVSGRQVTYDPTRNALQARDATRIGAIALSEKTLPAPTGEEADLGVIAAVRAHGLDILPWSKEATILRRRLAWLHQGLGSPWPAMDDDALIASLDDWLLPFLKGTAHLSQIPAHALIEGLRSAVPYDLQRKIDTLAPTHFQVPTGSNIPIRYETSEPVLSVRVQELFGLGMHPAIAGGTIPLLLELLSPAHRPIQITRDLPGFWKGSWADVRSDMRGRYPRHVWPEDPANASPTARAKPRGT is encoded by the coding sequence TTGACCAATCTGCCCAATCTCCCTGTCACCAAGATACTGCCGTCGCTCGATGATGCGTTGGCGAGCGGCAATGCGGCCGTTCTCGTCGCGCCACCGGGCGCTGGCAAGACCACCCTCGTTCCGCTGCACCTGCTCGATGCATCGTGGCGCAAGGACCGCACTATCATCCTGCTCGAACCACGCCGCCTTGCCGCGCGCGCTGCCGCCAGCCGCATGGCAAGCCTGCTCGGCGAGGAGGTCGGCTCAACTGTCGGTTACCGTATGCGCCTTGAGAATAAAGTCTCGGCGAAAACCCGCGTTCTCGTTGTCACCGAAGGCGTTTTCGCACGGATGATCCTTGACGATCCTGATCTCAAAGACGTCGCAGCTGTCCTATTCGACGAGTTCCACGAGCGCAGCCTCGACGCGGATTTCGGCCTTGCGCTGGCGCTCGATGTGCAGGTAGCCTTGCGGCCAGACGTGAAGCTCCTCGTCATGTCGGCGACGCTCGATGGCGCGCGCGTCGCACGTCTGCTCAACGACGCGCCGGTGCTGGAAAGCAAAGGGCGCTCGTTCCCCATCGATATCCGCTATCGGGAACGCAAGCCGGACGAGCGGATCGAGGACGCCATGGCCAAGGCCATCCGCGATACGCTTGCCGGCGAGACCGGCAGTATCCTCGCCTTCCTGCCGGGCCAGCGCGAGATCGAACGTACCGCCGAGGCGCTGCAAGGCCGCGTTGCAGCCGATGTGATGATCGTGCCGCTTTACGGTGCACTCGAAGGCCGCGATCAGGACGCGGCGATCAAGCCCGCGCCTAATGGCCAGCGCAAGGTCGTGCTCGCCACCTCGATCGCCGAAACCTCGATCACCATCGATGGCGTGCGCGTCGTGATCGACAGTGGCCTCGCCCGTCTGCCGAAATTCGAACCCGCCACCGGGTTAACCCGGCTGGAGACAGTGCGCGCGTCACGCGCGGCGGTGGACCAGCGGGCAGGTCGCGCCGGGCGAACCGAGCCCGGCATCGCACTGCGCCTGTGGCGAGCCGAACAGACCGCCGCGCTGGAAGCCTTCGCCCCGCCGGAAATTCTCGAGGCAGATCTTGCCGGTCTCGTGCTCGATTGCGCGGCCTGGGGCGTTGCCGACCCAACCAGCCTCGCCTTTCTCGATGCGCCGCCGGCCCCTGCGATCAAGGAAGCCAGGGCGCTTCTGGAAAATCTCGGAGCGCTGGAGAGCAATCGTGTCACTCCCATGGGCGACGCGATGCGGAAGTTGGCCCTGCCTGCCCGCCTTGCCCATATGGTACTGACCGCACGCGAACGCGGGCAGGCATACCGGGCGGCGGAGCTTGCCGTCCTCCTCACCGAACGCGGCCTCGGCGGCAATGATATCGATCTCGATGTGCGTCTTTCGCGCTTCCAGCGCGAACGCGGCGATCGTGCAACCCGGGCGCGCGGGTTGGCAAAACAGCTGGCCGGAAATGGCGGCGCTGCGGCGGATCCGGACAGTGTCGGGCGCCTGCTCATCGGCGCCTACCCCGACCGGATCGCCAAGGCGCGCGGCAATGGCCAATTCACGCTCGCAAATGGTCGTGGCGGCGAGGTCGACCCCGCCACATCGCTGGCGAAATCGCCATGGCTGGTTGTCGCTGATCTCGCCGGGCGTGCGGGGCGCGCGCGCATTCTTGCCGCTGCGGAGGTAACCGAAGCCGAAATCCGCGATGCCTTGGCAACCCGCATCGTCAGCGGCCGGCAGGTGACCTACGATCCCACGCGAAATGCCCTGCAAGCACGCGATGCCACCCGTATCGGCGCGATTGCATTGTCCGAAAAGACGCTACCAGCGCCCACAGGCGAGGAGGCTGATCTTGGCGTCATCGCCGCCGTCCGCGCGCATGGTCTCGACATTCTGCCGTGGTCGAAGGAAGCGACGATCCTGCGCCGCCGTCTTGCCTGGTTGCATCAGGGGCTCGGTTCGCCTTGGCCGGCCATGGATGACGATGCTCTCATCGCGTCGCTGGATGACTGGCTGTTGCCCTTCCTCAAGGGCACTGCACACTTGAGCCAGATCCCCGCCCATGCGCTGATCGAGGGGCTGCGCTCAGCTGTTCCTTACGATCTGCAACGCAAGATCGACACTCTCGCACCGACGCATTTCCAAGTGCCGACCGGCTCGAATATCCCGATCCGTTACGAGACAAGCGAACCAGTGCTGAGCGTGCGTGTGCAGGAGCTCTTCGGTCTTGGCATGCATCCCGCCATCGCCGGTGGCACCATCCCGCTCCTGCTTGAACTCCTGTCGCCCGCACATCGCCCGATACAGATTACACGTGATCTGCCCGGCTTCTGGAAAGGCTCATGGGCGGATGTGCGCAGCGACATGCGCGGCCGCTATCCGAGGCATGTCTGGCCGGAGGATCCGGCAAATGCATCGCCGACCGCCAGGGCAAAGCCTCGGGGGACTTGA
- a CDS encoding DUF1345 domain-containing protein: MWKRHNPFYLAAFAGIVALALALFFAPRNAYVVAANVFFVLYLVLSMIKIQKLTPEYLHRNAAKSDEPVWIIFAVTFGTVVVAVSSLFVLINSGEDPHPLDLSLALAAVPLGWFTVHMMAAIHYAHLYWQPDETAGGAKQASRKHVGGLDFPGDKEPGGYDFLYFSYVIGMTAQTSDTAITSTDMRKINLLHAIVSYVFNTVLVAAAVNVIVSLGQ; this comes from the coding sequence ATGTGGAAGCGGCATAATCCCTTCTATCTTGCCGCCTTTGCCGGGATCGTCGCTCTCGCTCTCGCGCTGTTCTTCGCGCCACGCAACGCCTACGTCGTCGCGGCCAATGTCTTCTTCGTGCTTTATCTGGTTCTCTCCATGATCAAGATCCAGAAATTGACGCCGGAATACCTGCACCGCAACGCGGCCAAATCCGATGAACCCGTGTGGATCATTTTTGCGGTGACCTTCGGCACGGTCGTCGTCGCCGTCAGCTCGCTGTTCGTGCTGATCAATTCCGGCGAGGATCCGCATCCGCTTGATCTCTCGCTGGCGCTGGCTGCAGTGCCGCTCGGCTGGTTCACCGTGCACATGATGGCGGCCATTCACTATGCCCACCTTTACTGGCAGCCGGACGAGACGGCGGGGGGTGCGAAGCAGGCGTCCCGCAAACATGTCGGCGGGCTCGACTTCCCGGGCGACAAGGAGCCCGGCGGTTACGATTTTCTCTATTTCTCATATGTCATCGGCATGACGGCCCAGACATCGGATACTGCGATCACCAGTACAGATATGCGCAAGATTAATCTGCTACACGCCATTGTCTCATATGTCTTCAACACCGTGCTCGTTGCCGCCGCCGTCAATGTCATCGTTTCGCTCGGCCAGTAA
- a CDS encoding S10 family serine carboxypeptidase-like protein: MNFRYLLLFTALGLGACNGSDSSSPPLTDEGTFVPPVAVVDTGNTGNAGGTGDTGGGTKIIEPEPDPQQTARLKADILKAQGKIDDASEILRTAGLDEEAYRLYAPADYVLEDTTSYDGLPDAKLAAAVDEKPSVKRHKMTLNGETFWYTASAGHLTAYAKNPQKEDPQASIFYTAYTRDDLPKEGRPVTFFFNGGPGASSIYLHLASFAPKHVVIDALNVPDEWAKGRPQALPFIDSQESLIDRTDLVFVDIVPGTGFSQGIAPNSNRTFWTTDKDVDLSRQFITRYSNFNRRQESPKYLYGESYGGGIRVPKLTQALVDAGTTGYEKIGTVDTSRFKVLTGAVFHSPAFDYSSMNQIDGDFPSFAMVADALGKSTARTKETSNEDYAETLRGIATQYSADHKFIAQPYTDLETRIPPQFGTEGINYNQLNFMFYMLNLMPGYNFNVYDGRMHVKLAPDFVIGTQMPYDFNFFEEDALRNRITSYLPDYVNYKPKARYINASWQTPDPVRDKGPKLAFELWKGRDGASGLGNIVAAIARDPSLKLLTVHGYHDTVTPFHRSELDLKIAALDKRVPVKNFVGGHMIYYAQESRGPLIKTLDEFYDAPPYGTGPTIVKARDLVAASPVQRAPVPAKALH; the protein is encoded by the coding sequence ATGAATTTTCGATATTTGCTGCTTTTCACAGCGCTCGGCCTTGGCGCCTGCAACGGCTCCGATTCGTCCTCTCCTCCGCTTACAGACGAGGGCACCTTCGTACCACCTGTCGCTGTCGTCGACACCGGCAACACTGGTAACGCTGGCGGGACTGGCGACACAGGCGGCGGCACAAAAATTATTGAGCCGGAACCTGACCCGCAACAAACGGCGCGGTTGAAGGCAGACATCCTCAAAGCGCAGGGCAAAATCGACGATGCGAGCGAGATACTCAGAACGGCGGGGCTGGACGAAGAAGCCTATCGGCTCTATGCGCCGGCGGATTATGTGCTTGAAGATACGACCAGTTATGATGGCTTGCCGGATGCGAAGCTCGCTGCTGCCGTCGATGAGAAGCCCTCGGTCAAGCGCCACAAGATGACGCTGAACGGCGAGACTTTCTGGTACACCGCGTCGGCGGGGCATCTGACCGCCTATGCGAAAAACCCGCAGAAGGAAGACCCGCAGGCCTCGATCTTCTACACCGCCTATACGCGCGACGATCTGCCGAAGGAGGGTCGTCCTGTTACCTTCTTCTTCAATGGCGGGCCGGGCGCTTCGTCGATTTATCTGCATCTAGCGTCCTTTGCACCCAAACATGTCGTCATCGATGCGCTGAACGTGCCAGATGAATGGGCCAAGGGCCGTCCACAGGCACTTCCATTCATCGATAGCCAGGAATCGCTGATCGACAGGACCGATCTTGTCTTTGTCGATATTGTCCCAGGCACAGGCTTTTCGCAAGGCATTGCGCCGAATTCCAACCGGACGTTCTGGACGACTGACAAGGACGTTGATCTTTCCAGGCAATTCATCACCCGCTATAGCAACTTCAATCGCCGGCAGGAATCGCCCAAATATCTCTATGGCGAATCCTATGGTGGTGGCATACGCGTGCCAAAGCTCACCCAAGCGCTGGTAGATGCCGGCACCACTGGCTACGAGAAGATCGGGACAGTCGATACATCCAGATTCAAGGTGCTCACCGGGGCGGTGTTCCATTCGCCTGCTTTTGACTACTCAAGCATGAATCAGATCGACGGCGACTTTCCCAGCTTCGCCATGGTCGCCGACGCTCTGGGAAAATCCACCGCGCGAACCAAAGAGACTTCCAACGAGGACTACGCCGAAACCCTGCGAGGCATCGCCACCCAATATTCCGCTGACCATAAATTTATCGCGCAACCCTACACCGATCTAGAAACCCGAATACCCCCACAATTTGGCACTGAGGGCATAAATTACAACCAATTGAACTTCATGTTCTATATGCTGAACTTGATGCCTGGCTATAACTTCAACGTCTATGATGGGAGAATGCACGTCAAACTTGCGCCGGATTTTGTTATTGGCACGCAAATGCCATATGATTTCAATTTCTTTGAAGAAGACGCCCTGCGCAATCGGATCACCAGCTACCTTCCAGACTATGTGAACTACAAGCCGAAGGCGCGTTACATCAACGCGTCCTGGCAAACGCCTGATCCGGTTCGGGACAAGGGACCAAAGTTGGCATTCGAGCTTTGGAAAGGCCGCGATGGCGCAAGCGGCTTGGGAAACATCGTGGCGGCCATTGCCCGGGACCCTTCCCTCAAGCTCCTCACCGTGCATGGTTATCACGACACCGTGACACCTTTCCACCGTTCCGAACTCGACCTCAAGATTGCCGCTCTCGACAAGCGCGTGCCGGTGAAGAATTTTGTTGGCGGCCACATGATCTATTACGCGCAGGAATCTCGAGGGCCGTTGATAAAGACGCTCGATGAATTCTACGATGCGCCGCCCTACGGCACGGGGCCGACAATTGTCAAAGCCCGCGATCTTGTCGCCGCATCACCAGTGCAGCGCGCACCTGTCCCCGCCAAAGCCCTGCACTAG
- a CDS encoding ActS/PrrB/RegB family redox-sensitive histidine kinase, whose translation MVQDFGIRSSYLSRRLRLTTLIRLRWLAVAGQSIAVLFVALYLKFPFPVSICFAMIACSAWLNLLMSFRYPINHRLEPRAAVTVLAFDILQVAGLLYMTGGLQNPFAVLMIVPVIISATSLPAYATIALGLLVTICATVLANVYLPLPWYAGESMQLPFVLIAGVWCSVVSALAFTAVYAYRVAEEARLLADALTATELILQREQHLSALDGLAAAAAHELGTPLATIALVAKEMERSLKQDDRFAEDIELLRSQTDRCREILKRLTSLSSTSEEHMSRLKISSLIEEVIEPNRNFGINIVVKKLRGEGVEPIIRRNPGIIYGLGNLVENAVDFARATIEVSWGWTDKTVEIIVSDDGQGFAAEILDRIGEPYTTGRDREINEHGGGLGLGLFIAKTLLERSGATITFRNRNDPGQGAEVIVSWPRNQLAAD comes from the coding sequence ATGGTTCAGGATTTCGGCATACGCTCATCTTATCTGTCGCGACGGCTGCGACTGACGACGCTCATTCGCCTGCGCTGGCTTGCGGTTGCCGGGCAGAGCATCGCGGTGCTTTTCGTGGCGCTCTATCTCAAATTCCCTTTCCCGGTCAGCATCTGTTTCGCGATGATCGCCTGTTCGGCGTGGCTGAACCTCCTGATGTCATTCCGCTATCCGATCAACCACCGGCTCGAGCCGCGCGCGGCGGTCACGGTCCTCGCCTTCGATATCCTGCAGGTGGCGGGTCTTCTTTATATGACCGGCGGGCTGCAGAACCCCTTCGCGGTGCTGATGATCGTCCCGGTAATCATTTCGGCCACCTCGCTGCCGGCTTACGCTACGATCGCGCTCGGCCTTCTCGTCACCATCTGCGCCACGGTCCTTGCCAATGTCTACCTGCCGCTGCCCTGGTATGCCGGCGAGAGCATGCAACTTCCCTTCGTGCTCATTGCCGGCGTCTGGTGTTCGGTGGTCTCCGCCCTCGCCTTCACCGCCGTCTATGCCTATCGCGTCGCGGAAGAGGCGCGCCTCCTCGCCGATGCGCTGACTGCGACGGAATTGATCCTGCAGCGCGAGCAACATCTCTCTGCGCTGGATGGACTTGCCGCCGCCGCCGCGCATGAACTCGGCACCCCGCTTGCGACGATCGCCCTCGTCGCCAAGGAAATGGAGCGAAGCCTGAAACAGGATGACCGCTTTGCCGAAGATATCGAGCTTCTGCGTTCGCAGACCGACCGTTGCCGCGAGATTCTGAAGCGGCTAACCAGCCTGTCCTCGACCAGCGAAGAACACATGTCGCGGTTGAAGATCTCCTCGCTCATCGAGGAAGTCATCGAGCCCAACCGCAATTTTGGTATCAATATCGTGGTCAAGAAGCTGAGGGGCGAAGGTGTCGAGCCGATCATCCGGCGCAATCCCGGCATCATCTACGGGCTAGGCAATCTGGTCGAGAACGCGGTCGATTTTGCCAGGGCGACAATCGAGGTCAGCTGGGGCTGGACGGACAAGACCGTGGAGATCATCGTCAGCGACGATGGCCAAGGTTTTGCCGCCGAAATTCTTGACCGGATCGGCGAGCCCTACACCACCGGCCGCGACCGCGAAATCAATGAACATGGCGGCGGGCTCGGGCTTGGGCTGTTCATCGCCAAGACGCTTTTGGAGCGTTCGGGCGCGACGATTACCTTCCGCAATCGCAATGATCCGGGCCAGGGTGCGGAGGTCATCGTGAGCTGGCCGCGCAATCAACTCGCTGCCGATTGA
- a CDS encoding MbcA/ParS/Xre antitoxin family protein codes for MRTSAQHIEDTPSKTAVVSKALLRSAELLGLTARELSTVVGLSEPSISRLKRNEGTAGPLTGKSYELALLFIRLYRSLDAIVGGDDTVARQWMRTDNTMLGGKPLNRIKTIDGLAHVLAYLDARRAPI; via the coding sequence ATGCGAACCAGCGCGCAACATATTGAAGACACCCCAAGCAAGACCGCCGTTGTGTCCAAGGCGCTGCTGCGTTCCGCTGAATTGCTCGGGTTGACCGCCAGGGAGCTGTCAACCGTCGTCGGTCTGTCCGAACCCAGCATTTCCCGGCTCAAGCGCAACGAAGGAACTGCCGGCCCGCTCACCGGCAAGAGCTACGAACTCGCACTCCTGTTCATCCGCCTCTACCGCTCGCTCGATGCCATTGTCGGCGGCGACGATACCGTAGCGCGGCAGTGGATGCGCACTGACAACACCATGCTCGGCGGCAAGCCGCTCAACCGGATCAAAACCATTGACGGTCTCGCCCATGTCCTCGCCTATCTGGACGCCCGACGCGCTCCGATCTGA
- a CDS encoding GNAT family N-acetyltransferase, translated as MGENVKVVLSGLDELSPRDLYDMLKLRVDVFVVEQKCPYPELDGKDLDALHLRLLSGNDLVGSARIRKPAKTDPAARIGRVVVAPKHRGKKLGDRLMVEAIAQCERLYAGSPIKLSAQSQLLRFYGSFGFVPVSEEYLEDGIPHVDMQRPAAITTE; from the coding sequence ATGGGAGAGAACGTCAAGGTTGTCTTGAGCGGGTTGGATGAGCTTAGCCCGCGCGACCTTTATGACATGCTGAAGTTGCGGGTGGATGTGTTCGTGGTCGAGCAGAAATGCCCGTATCCCGAGCTCGACGGCAAGGATCTTGACGCGCTGCATCTGCGTCTGCTTTCCGGGAACGATCTCGTCGGGAGCGCGCGAATCCGCAAACCGGCGAAAACCGATCCGGCTGCCCGGATAGGGCGCGTTGTCGTTGCGCCCAAGCATCGCGGCAAGAAGCTCGGTGACAGGCTCATGGTCGAGGCCATCGCGCAATGCGAGCGGCTTTATGCCGGAAGCCCGATCAAACTATCGGCGCAAAGCCAGTTGCTGCGGTTTTATGGATCCTTCGGTTTTGTACCGGTCTCGGAAGAATATCTCGAAGACGGGATTCCCCATGTCGACATGCAACGCCCCGCCGCGATAACCACGGAGTGA
- the fghA gene encoding S-formylglutathione hydrolase: protein METLSIAKSFEGMQGVYRHRSDVCQCDMTFAVFLPPQAKEHPVPLLWYLSGLTCTHQNVMDKGEYRRVAAELGIAIICPDTSPRGENVPDEKDNWQFGSGAGFYLDATQEPWSTNYRMASYIAYELPELVAAQFPIDVTRQSIFGHSMGGHGAITLALKNPERFRSVSALAPIARPMVAGWSRPAFEKYLGNDEAAWRAYDSVALIEDGHRVPELLVDQGKADGFLDDGLRPWLLQEACAKAGIPLTLNVRDGYDHSYFFISTFMADHIAWHADRLS from the coding sequence ATGGAAACGCTATCGATCGCCAAGAGTTTCGAAGGAATGCAAGGCGTTTATCGCCATCGCAGCGACGTCTGCCAATGCGACATGACCTTTGCGGTTTTCCTGCCGCCGCAGGCAAAGGAGCATCCGGTACCGCTGCTCTGGTACCTGTCAGGCCTGACCTGTACCCATCAAAATGTCATGGACAAGGGTGAATACCGCCGTGTGGCGGCCGAGCTTGGCATTGCCATCATCTGCCCGGATACCAGCCCGCGCGGCGAAAATGTCCCCGACGAAAAGGACAATTGGCAGTTCGGCAGCGGTGCCGGTTTCTATCTGGATGCCACTCAGGAACCTTGGTCGACGAACTATCGTATGGCGAGCTATATCGCCTATGAACTTCCTGAACTGGTTGCCGCGCAGTTTCCGATCGACGTGACGCGCCAGAGCATTTTTGGCCACTCCATGGGCGGGCACGGCGCCATCACCCTGGCCTTGAAAAATCCGGAACGCTTCAGGTCGGTGTCCGCCTTGGCGCCGATCGCCCGGCCGATGGTCGCGGGCTGGTCACGCCCGGCCTTCGAGAAATATCTCGGCAACGATGAAGCGGCATGGCGCGCCTATGACAGCGTGGCGCTGATCGAGGACGGCCACCGTGTGCCCGAACTGCTGGTCGACCAAGGCAAGGCCGACGGCTTTCTTGATGACGGGCTTCGGCCCTGGCTGTTGCAAGAGGCCTGTGCCAAAGCCGGCATCCCGCTGACGCTCAACGTGCGCGACGGCTATGATCACTCATATTTCTTTATCTCGACCTTCATGGCCGATCATATCGCCTGGCACGCTGATAGACTGTCTTAA
- a CDS encoding SRPBCC family protein: MTQHATATATRSLIVEREMPHAPEKVWRALTQGPLIADWLMSNDFQPVVGHRFNFRAPPMPNWNGVTDCEVLVVEPQERLAYSWSSSGDEAANGVKTIVTFTLTPVKDGTFLRMEQSGFGQNDDANYRGAQYGWQKFIGQLEHVVDKLA; this comes from the coding sequence ATGACACAACATGCTACAGCTACAGCCACGCGTTCCCTCATCGTCGAACGGGAAATGCCGCACGCGCCGGAAAAGGTCTGGCGTGCACTCACCCAGGGCCCGCTCATCGCTGACTGGCTCATGAGCAACGACTTCCAGCCTGTCGTCGGTCACCGGTTCAACTTCCGCGCCCCGCCCATGCCGAACTGGAACGGCGTCACCGACTGCGAGGTCCTGGTGGTAGAACCGCAAGAGCGCCTTGCCTATAGCTGGAGTTCCTCGGGCGATGAAGCGGCAAATGGCGTCAAGACCATCGTTACATTCACGCTAACCCCGGTGAAAGACGGCACCTTTCTGCGCATGGAGCAATCCGGCTTCGGTCAAAACGACGATGCCAATTATCGCGGCGCGCAATATGGCTGGCAGAAATTCATCGGACAGCTTGAGCACGTGGTTGATAAACTCGCCTGA
- a CDS encoding ArsR/SmtB family transcription factor, producing MHATADTIFRTLADPTRRAIFEQLMRHGEQNVRGLTEYSGISQPAVSKHLGVLKLAGLVRDRPDGRQTHYSAEPQGLAPLIDWMGLYGAFWRERFDRLEDLLNRMDQ from the coding sequence ATGCACGCAACAGCCGATACTATTTTCCGCACTCTCGCCGATCCGACACGCCGCGCGATTTTTGAACAGCTGATGCGGCATGGCGAGCAGAACGTGCGGGGATTGACGGAATATTCCGGCATCTCGCAGCCTGCCGTTTCCAAGCATCTAGGCGTGCTCAAGCTTGCCGGCCTGGTGCGGGATAGGCCGGACGGGCGCCAAACCCACTATAGCGCGGAACCACAAGGTCTCGCGCCGCTGATCGACTGGATGGGCCTCTACGGCGCGTTCTGGCGTGAGCGGTTCGATCGTCTCGAAGATTTGTTAAACAGGATGGACCAATGA